ACCTATTATTTATAGGACGCTGATTAATGATTAGAGCAGGTCGTGCATAGGTGTACGTGCAGCTGGAAATTTGACTTCGCAAGTAGTTTGTTTGAAACGAGGTGTGAGTCACGTTGTACCACCTGGCGCCATCGCTAATGTAAATGTTTGCGCCAGGAGGTGCCATCTCTCGTCTGTGTATTTATGCAAATTTATTCTAAAATAGCTGCTTCTAATGTTTCAGCTTTGGTTGCAAATGCCGATGTCATTAGCACAGGTATTTTGCTTTGTCTTGGTATGTACTTGTGCTTGTATTGACTATATTTTGGTTGTCGCAGACTTTCCTCCCGTTGACGGGGATGGTAGCCAACATGATGATTTTGATGCAGGGCGTGGACATGAGTTTAGTCATGATGGAGAACACCATGACCATGATCATAATTCTAGGCATCACCATGGTGATCATCATAAACGACCAGAAGACATGAATGGAGACTTTGATGGTAAAGACAGTTGGAGACACGATAGTGGTGACCTTGATGAGTATGGTGAAGGTCATGACGGTCACGATGGTCATGATCACGATGATCACGATGGTCATAAACATGGACATGgtaatcaatttttgttttggaaTGAATGTATGACAGTTACATATACAGCATAGATATCAATTGTGTGATTTCTTAGGATGGCTATTTTTGGTTGGAGGTggcgtctgtttgttgattgttgttggtCTCATTGTCACACTTGGCGTTGTCATGTACAAGTATAAGAAACGTACTAAAAAGATAGATACGGGCAAATCATACAAAGAACTGCAGATGGTGTGAAAGTTTAAAGCTCAACTTGCCATCTATTAGGGATTACTTGTTAGTTATTAAGTAACTGGatgtgtctgctgtttgtagtGTATTTGACTGCTAGCAAACCATAAAGCGTATTATCGTATTAAAGTTGTAGTAATAGTCAATTGCAGTAGATGTTTTGCACATCTAGATTTAGATTCAATGGTTTTACGTTATGAATTTATCTACTGAATGTCAAGGCTCTGTAACATCAGCTACACAGTTGATATTGGAAATCAGCAAGGCCATTTGATTCACTTCTctcaataaataaaaaaactaGTAATTACGATTAATCAAATACCTGTCAATTGACAATTAAGACAGTaactttaaaatttaaatattagATTATATTAACATCGAAATTGTTTCTGTaacaactactactaccactacTACACGTATATGTAGTTGCTGTAAAATGGGTGTCTAGGCAAAAATCAAAGAACTAGCATGCAGAGGCTAgcacacatatgcatgcaaccatgcatgcaatgaGCTTCTGTGACGATCAACAAGAGATCAAGAATTACGTGAAACTGGGAGGTTGATGATTGATGACTTAGTCATATAACCATCGCCATGGTATCTGTGTTACTTGTATATATTAGAAATACCTAAGTTGGTCAAACCATTAAATATCGGTAATTTTGCACTTGTGTGTATAATAATTTTGACGCGCGATGTTACGGAAATCCGAGTACTTATCCGGGCTTTAGCGGCGGTTTTCCATCATGTTCGACCTTAGCGAAAAAGACTCTCTCGCCAGTTTTTCAGATTTGTTGTCAGGTTGTTAAAAATTTTGAGTCTAGTTTCTGTCAACATACGTCAAACGGCATGAGTTTATTGCAGGGGATAGAAGTGCATCATCGAACAGTTTGAAACTCTTGCAACTGCAGCATGGAAGACAGGTTTCAGACAGTGGTGTAATGTTGTCGGTTTATTTACGGTTTACCGACAGGAACAGAAAGCATTTACATGATCTACACAAAAATCGTTGCCAGACGTCATACAGACAACCTCATGGACAAactaaatacagacagacacgtgcaggtaccaacacaaacagacagagttgTATTGTTGCTGACTCCGTCTTGACTAAGAATTGTGTTTGACATCATGACACACTCAATACCATATCAGCGAATCAGCTGCTATCAACACATTGAAGAAAACTATCTGCTTAATATAAATTGGAGAATAAATACTGAGAATTACTTCTATCATTTAacattttttagttttttttcCAGAATTTACTGCAACAATAGATTGATTCAATGAACTGTCAGTGTAGAACACCACTGATTTAGAATGAATAGGTAGTTCATCTATtgcaataaattaaatttactgCACTAGATGAAATACCCATACTCAtaattttagtatttaaaAGACAAGGAGACATTGACCCGATATGTGACACAGATGTGGACCACTACGTTCATACCAATAGACAATGTAGTAGTTTTGATAGACAAGGTTGGTGTTGCCATTTGCAGTAATTTTCAATTCTAGCCTATCCAACGTTTACTTATTGGCAAATTGCGTGTTCTTGTTAAGTTGTGTTGACAATTTACAGTGCTGATAAAGACTTCTTTTGTAGCAACGTTTGTTGTTGCCGCCACTTGCTTTATTTGAATGTCTCTAAATGGTACACGCAGAGAAAGTTATTGTTTTAGAAATTCTGATCACAACATTGCTTGGAACTGCTATGATGCATTCCAGTTGAATTAAGTATTTTTAATGTGACAACAGTGTTTGATATTGAAGATATAACACATGCAACATTTATTTAGATTAGTGTAGTTTGCATTAGTGGAAATGGTTGGGCATTACAGTGATTgagttttgtgttgtctcttTCTAGCAGCTAAGCTTTGTTAACAATTCTGAGAGGATACTTGTACACTTGTCGTTTCAGGAATGTTTTGATTTGCAAAAGAAGAAGCAAGTCAATGGAAGTCGCATTAATGCAGAATTTTCCTCTGAAACTAAATTAGTTCTGTCTCCATGGGAACAGTGGATTTTGAATAAAGCCAAGGAGGAGCATCATAGGAAACAAATAGAGAAAAGAAAAAAGGTTAGTAGTAAGTTATAGTGACTGAGAGTGAATGTACTGTTACAGTAATGACCTTGTAAATGATTTGATTCTCATTGCATGTATAcaatattgaaattaattataGATCATAGATTCAGAGAGGAATATAAGGCAAACTTTTAGTAGGACATCGTGCTTTAGCAAAAGATGTTGACCTGACATTTTAAACTTTGGGCATTCATTCTTGTTTGATTTGACAAtcctttcttgtaattattgatatcaacatttagttcaattttttatttgttgcatcatattcactactgtatttatttgctatcaaataTCAACTGTTAACAGTATTACAGTATTGTTATGTATGCTCTCACATGTCTGGTGATCATCAACTCTATTGTATCGTGTTGTCTAGACGTTTGGGTTGCTCATTGATTTCCTACCATCCGTGCAATAATTATTACCCTTTGATGACCAATCATGCAGTGGTGGCCAGAGAAATTTGTGAGGgttcattattaatattaatttgttcaaaattaactgtatacgtatagatttacaaactgACAACGTATCATTTTTGTGCTGTAATgtgtataattatgtacataaaatcactcTATTAGACTATAGAAACAGATGagcaaccacgcccataacTTTTGGAGACACTGAACCCCAAGAACCCTTCCCCATAGCTATGCCACTGAATCATGTTGGTATGtccgatcaaagcaaaattgtggtcggTCATGAACATCAGTTGGTTGGTCAAATACTGATGACCGATCGTTATATTTCACTCTGTCTAAGTTAGTAAGCAGTGATAGGTGTGAGAAAATTACATCATAGGAAGATTCCAGCTACATATCAGTGTCTGATGAGAACGATGGATACTATAAGCATCTCTCGAAAATCTATGATGTTGTGACATCAAAACCaaaattgtaataaattattttaatccATGTCGGTAAATTGGTCTCTTACTGTTAGTTTGTGTGGACACCAATGAGTCTTTGCCAAGTCAAAAGAGTTTTATTGGCTAAAGCCTCCCTCCCATACAAGTTGTAATTGCATGAACttataatattaatactaTGCATCCATTGGATATGCGTGTGTCATTGACATCATTATACTTTGCTAACCAGCAAGAACTATGTCGGACTACCCTTCTTAAACAACATGATGATCGAGAAAAGGAGAAACGATCAGATAACGTAATACAACAGTGGCTTgaagagaaacagaagaaacacAAAGAACAGGAACGTAAAGAAAGACAGTTAGAACGTATGAAGAGACATGAGAAGGAACAGGCAAGTAGGCGAGTGAGTAGAGATGTTACTGGTGTTTGAAATAGATTTTTTGTGTAGAAGCAAGCGTTAATAAGTAGTATGTCAGAGCAGAAATTTGCAGAGTGGGTTGAAAGGAAACGAAAGGAGGACGAGAAGAAACATGGTGAAATGTTGAAGCAGGCAGCACGGGAGGTATATGCAGTATGTGAGAATGTggacacacagtcacacagacacacagacacacacacatacacagacacacacagagagtgagacacacacacacacacacacacacacacacacacacacacacacacacacacacgcacacacacacacgcacacacacacacacacacacacacacacacacacacacaccacagtgacacacacagagtgacaaacacacacactaacacacacacacacacacacacacacacacacgcacacacacacacacacacacacacacacacaccacagtgacacacacagagtgacaaacacacacactaacacacacacacacacacacacacacacacacacacacacacacacacacacgcacacacacacacacacacacacacacacacacacacacacacacacggtggagtgagtggtcgacacgaccaaactcatttatggctttgcttgtgtctccaaagaccaatgTGTGCCGTGCAGGAGCATCCACAAACTTCGCATGTGAAGTTCCCACTCTTGGAGATCGTCTTTCGTTCCTGCCTattttgttggagtgttttcaaacgctggtcttcaaaatgatctaaagatttttgcaataagatctccacagaGATCTGTTTGACGCATAGCTTTCCCAGTTGGATATATCGATATTACGagatttcaaattggatttGAATGTGCCTTTA
The DNA window shown above is from Corticium candelabrum chromosome 13, ooCorCand1.1, whole genome shotgun sequence and carries:
- the LOC134188844 gene encoding protein catecholamines up-like, with translation MSCLSVLCIVSAILASALVANADVISTDFPPVDGDGSQHDDFDAGRGHEFSHDGEHHDHDHNSRHHHGDHHKRPEDMNGDFDGKDSWRHDSGDLDEYGEGHDGHDGHDHDDHDGHKHGHGWLFLVGGGVCLLIVVGLIVTLGVVMYKYKKRTKKIDTGKSYKELQMV
- the LOC134189002 gene encoding coiled-coil domain-containing protein 34-like: MFDLSEKDSLASFSDLLSGDRSASSNSLKLLQLQHGRQECFDLQKKKQVNGSRINAEFSSETKLVLSPWEQWILNKAKEEHHRKQIEKRKKQELCRTTLLKQHDDREKEKRSDNVIQQWLEEKQKKHKEQERKERQLERMKRHEKEQKQALISSMSEQKFAEWVERKRKEDEKKHGEMLKQAAREEDALYQRRIESEQAYNDWLASKRRGRSPRQSSFHNPIPWHDCLPKQKQPKSRRLVNLPPSPPNLFKAERT